A part of Myxococcus landrumus genomic DNA contains:
- a CDS encoding LytR/AlgR family response regulator transcription factor has protein sequence MRDTMAVEGGMRVLVVDDEPLARDNVRHLLAREPDVSAIRECEGGQEAVELILREPPDLVFLDVQMPELDGFGVVREVGPERMPPVIFVTAFDRYAVRAFEVNALDYLLKPFSDARFQEALGRARKQRAMGRDRGMLERLSALLSDYRFHAEAPPPSAPPDGYLERIAVKTDGKVLLLPVSELDWCEAEGNYVVLHAGGKSPMLRETLNRVEQLLDPKCFVRVHRSTLVNVNRIRELEPDVDKGWVVVLRDGTRLRLSPGRKSAVEALLRQSF, from the coding sequence GTGCGTGACACGATGGCGGTGGAGGGCGGTATGCGAGTGCTGGTGGTGGACGACGAGCCTCTGGCTCGCGACAACGTGCGGCACCTGCTGGCCCGCGAGCCGGATGTCTCGGCCATCCGGGAGTGCGAGGGGGGCCAGGAGGCGGTGGAGCTCATCCTGCGCGAGCCGCCGGACCTGGTCTTCCTGGACGTACAGATGCCGGAGCTGGATGGCTTCGGGGTGGTGCGCGAAGTAGGCCCGGAGCGGATGCCACCCGTCATCTTCGTGACGGCGTTCGACCGGTACGCGGTTCGGGCCTTCGAGGTGAACGCGCTCGACTATCTGCTCAAGCCGTTCAGCGACGCGCGCTTCCAGGAGGCACTGGGGCGGGCGCGAAAGCAGCGCGCCATGGGCAGGGATCGGGGGATGCTGGAACGACTGTCCGCGTTGTTGTCGGACTATCGGTTTCATGCCGAGGCGCCTCCGCCGTCAGCCCCTCCAGACGGGTACCTGGAGCGCATCGCGGTGAAGACCGACGGCAAGGTGCTGCTGCTTCCGGTCTCGGAGCTGGACTGGTGCGAGGCCGAGGGCAACTACGTCGTGCTTCACGCCGGCGGCAAGAGCCCCATGCTTCGCGAGACGTTGAACCGGGTGGAGCAGTTACTCGATCCGAAGTGCTTCGTGCGAGTCCACCGCTCCACGCTGGTCAACGTGAACCGCATCCGCGAGCTGGAGCCCGATGTGGACAAGGGCTGGGTGGTCGTCCTGCGCGACGGGACGCGACTGCGCCTGAGTCCGGGACGGAAATCGGCGGTAGAGGCGCTGCTTCGCCAGTCGTTCTGA
- a CDS encoding FlgO family outer membrane protein, which produces MKGAPALLLLVLPLHFALGAAPSRPPPGPVAVMPFRNLNDDAALNWLARGLAETLVSDLRASGTLVMVEREQLDAAVAELKLQAETLTTESSAVRVGRLVGARTIVIGSIQRAKDTLRINARFIDVETGTVLDTAKVTGPEERVFSLQDEVAARLLGAPVKPRAKRPAGHQAVRTLETYGRALETRSDDERAALLRATLSTTPSFEYARDELRRQEERLAELAQRAAPQREAMDASLRASIQDPALPLEQRSLAALNLLKLSHSRARWRTLLQDADRILLLGLPDYHGQLPAESAAFARIVALEGLQDGDAMFEAGDTFLRTYPHGAMATAVDRLMRGAALARAEYERAVREAREEILQFERKAADKLADLERRGLPTTEVRRELDNERCTAFGRRDLREHVLRPCRAYYETWGPGVEFLEKHSAREAREAELNALISLRRFTEARERLAAFRAADPEGERESYTRTRVLTIRRDEVE; this is translated from the coding sequence ATGAAGGGCGCGCCCGCGTTGTTGCTGCTCGTCCTGCCCCTCCACTTCGCGCTCGGGGCGGCCCCGTCGCGCCCACCGCCAGGCCCCGTGGCGGTGATGCCCTTTCGCAACCTGAACGACGATGCCGCGCTGAACTGGCTCGCGAGAGGTCTGGCGGAGACGTTGGTCTCGGACCTTCGCGCCAGCGGAACCCTCGTGATGGTGGAGCGCGAACAACTCGACGCCGCCGTCGCCGAGTTGAAGCTCCAAGCGGAAACCCTCACGACCGAGTCGTCCGCGGTCCGAGTGGGACGGCTCGTCGGTGCGCGCACCATCGTCATCGGCAGCATCCAGCGGGCGAAGGACACGCTGCGCATCAACGCGCGCTTCATCGACGTGGAGACGGGAACTGTGCTCGACACCGCCAAGGTCACCGGGCCCGAGGAGCGTGTCTTCTCCTTGCAGGACGAAGTGGCCGCGCGGCTGCTCGGCGCGCCCGTGAAGCCCCGGGCGAAGCGGCCCGCGGGGCACCAGGCCGTGCGGACCCTGGAGACCTACGGCCGTGCCCTCGAGACGAGGTCGGACGACGAAAGGGCCGCGCTGCTGCGAGCCACCCTGTCGACGACCCCCTCCTTTGAATACGCCCGCGATGAGCTGAGGCGCCAGGAGGAGCGCCTTGCGGAGCTCGCGCAGCGGGCCGCCCCCCAGCGCGAGGCGATGGATGCAAGCCTGCGTGCCTCGATACAGGACCCGGCGCTTCCGTTGGAGCAACGCTCCCTTGCGGCGCTGAACCTGCTGAAGCTCAGCCACAGCCGGGCACGCTGGCGCACCCTCCTCCAGGACGCGGATCGCATCCTCCTTTTGGGACTTCCCGACTATCACGGCCAACTCCCCGCGGAGAGTGCCGCCTTCGCGCGCATCGTGGCGTTGGAGGGATTGCAAGACGGGGATGCCATGTTCGAGGCAGGTGACACGTTCCTGCGAACCTATCCTCACGGAGCGATGGCCACTGCCGTCGACCGCCTCATGCGCGGTGCCGCCCTGGCTCGAGCCGAATATGAGCGCGCCGTCCGGGAAGCCCGCGAAGAGATTCTCCAGTTCGAGCGGAAGGCCGCGGACAAGCTCGCCGACCTCGAGCGCCGCGGGCTTCCCACGACCGAAGTGCGGCGCGAACTCGACAACGAGCGGTGCACGGCCTTCGGGCGGCGGGATCTCCGTGAACATGTGCTGCGTCCCTGTCGCGCCTACTACGAGACCTGGGGCCCTGGGGTGGAGTTCCTCGAGAAACACTCCGCCCGGGAGGCCCGGGAGGCGGAGCTCAACGCCCTGATCTCCCTCCGGCGCTTCACCGAGGCGCGCGAGCGGCTTGCCGCCTTCCGGGCCGCGGACCCCGAGGGGGAGCGCGAGAGCTACACCCGAACACGGGTGCTCACCATCCGGCGCGACGAAGTGGAATGA
- a CDS encoding CsgG/HfaB family protein, translating to MLVALGLTVPGVAALLLRPSPSVPTEKVAEASDAVSPLPSTPGGPVRVCVLEFRNLSGSPELAPLKQALAESVVTDIGHVPGLRLIERGQLDLPLEEQDFTQGPRVDPETRARLGRIVGAEVVVLGSFQQADTVLRASARFVHVETGEVLDTARVEGRASNPLDVQDALATEVRALLPRLLQRLRP from the coding sequence ATGCTCGTGGCCCTCGGGCTCACCGTTCCAGGAGTGGCCGCGCTCCTGCTTCGTCCCTCGCCATCCGTCCCCACCGAGAAGGTAGCCGAAGCCTCCGACGCCGTTTCCCCACTCCCCTCCACGCCAGGCGGCCCCGTGCGGGTCTGCGTGCTCGAGTTCCGAAACCTGAGCGGCTCGCCGGAGCTCGCGCCGTTGAAGCAGGCCCTGGCGGAGAGCGTGGTCACCGACATCGGCCACGTCCCGGGATTGCGACTCATCGAGCGAGGACAGCTCGACCTTCCGCTCGAGGAACAGGACTTCACCCAGGGCCCGCGAGTCGACCCGGAGACCCGTGCCCGGCTCGGGCGCATCGTCGGCGCGGAGGTGGTCGTGCTCGGAAGCTTCCAACAGGCGGACACGGTCCTGCGCGCCTCGGCGAGGTTCGTCCATGTCGAGACGGGCGAAGTGCTCGACACCGCGCGAGTGGAGGGACGCGCGAGCAACCCCCTCGACGTCCAGGATGCGCTCGCCACCGAGGTTCGCGCCTTGCTGCCGCGCCTGCTCCAGAGGCTGAGACCATGA
- a CDS encoding cytochrome P450, with translation MDTSVSSSSGRRLAGPRGLPVLGSFFPMLNEPLALANKLHARYGDVSLIRVYKTPIAFLRNPVDVKRVLIDEPQAFPKPLIENPFNGNGLTVSRGDHWKRQRHMVQPLFHKEKVRLWSGIFSEELAKSVERWKQMGARGESFDMYTEGARLMFGVMWRTCFEEQPEIAYFDRIMDAIDVFGRRVSPMSVLLYNLVPRMDPRHERVYTSVKLINGWIYERIGKRRGRGTEDGDITLLSMLVEAKARDSGESMNDKEVRDEIVNLFGASFEMIATSLTWAIHACTQHPEVTQAIREEVQGVTGGAPPRYEDVAKLPYTNRVVQEINRLCPPAWTILRETANEVEVGGVMLPKGTQLLLCPYAIHRHPDHWKDAETFDPDRFLPERLAGMHKCAYVPFGAGSRICVGQHMSQVDTVQTLAAVLQQLDVEYLGKTPVEWQTRLTFVPKHGMPVRMRARQG, from the coding sequence ATGGACACCTCAGTTTCCTCATCCTCCGGGCGCCGCCTCGCCGGCCCCCGGGGACTGCCCGTGCTGGGAAGCTTCTTTCCGATGTTGAATGAGCCGTTGGCCCTGGCCAACAAGCTCCACGCCCGTTACGGCGATGTGTCCTTGATACGGGTCTACAAGACCCCCATCGCGTTCCTGCGCAACCCGGTGGACGTGAAGCGGGTGCTCATCGACGAGCCCCAGGCCTTCCCCAAGCCGCTCATCGAGAATCCCTTCAACGGCAACGGGCTCACGGTGAGCCGGGGAGACCACTGGAAGCGGCAGCGGCACATGGTCCAGCCGCTGTTCCACAAGGAGAAGGTGCGGCTGTGGTCCGGCATCTTCAGCGAGGAGCTGGCGAAGTCCGTGGAGCGCTGGAAGCAGATGGGCGCCCGGGGCGAGTCCTTCGACATGTACACCGAAGGCGCGCGCCTGATGTTTGGCGTGATGTGGCGCACCTGCTTCGAGGAGCAGCCGGAGATCGCCTACTTCGACCGCATCATGGACGCCATCGACGTCTTCGGCCGGCGCGTCTCGCCGATGTCGGTGCTCCTCTACAACCTCGTGCCCCGGATGGATCCTCGGCACGAGCGTGTGTACACGTCCGTCAAGCTCATCAACGGGTGGATCTACGAGCGAATCGGGAAGCGGCGGGGACGGGGCACCGAGGACGGTGACATCACGCTGCTGTCCATGCTCGTGGAGGCCAAGGCGCGCGACTCCGGCGAGTCGATGAATGACAAGGAGGTGCGCGACGAAATCGTCAACCTCTTCGGCGCGAGCTTCGAGATGATCGCCACGTCACTCACGTGGGCCATCCACGCCTGCACCCAGCACCCCGAAGTCACACAGGCCATTCGGGAAGAGGTCCAAGGGGTGACGGGGGGCGCGCCGCCTCGCTACGAGGACGTGGCGAAGCTGCCGTACACGAACCGCGTGGTGCAGGAGATCAACCGGCTCTGTCCTCCGGCGTGGACCATCCTCCGCGAGACGGCGAACGAGGTGGAGGTCGGCGGCGTGATGCTGCCCAAGGGGACGCAGTTGCTGCTGTGCCCCTACGCCATCCACCGGCACCCGGACCACTGGAAGGACGCGGAGACGTTCGACCCGGATCGCTTCCTGCCGGAGCGGCTGGCCGGCATGCACAAGTGCGCCTACGTGCCGTTCGGCGCGGGGAGCCGCATCTGCGTGGGCCAGCACATGTCCCAGGTGGACACGGTGCAGACGCTGGCCGCGGTGCTCCAGCAACTCGACGTGGAGTACCTGGGCAAGACGCCCGTGGAGTGGCAGACGCGCCTGACGTTCGTGCCGAAGCATGGCATGCCCGTCCGGATGCGCGCCCGCCAGGGCTGA
- a CDS encoding isopenicillin N synthase family dioxygenase, which produces MAETSSLNIPTVDLADLASGDASRLERAAMALREAFGVFGLVYIKNHGVDTQALHRYYDAFAAFIARSPEAKKPYGRAELWYQRGWTPPNTEVAVAGNGQPDFKECYFVAPYPNDEVAAMEFPELYPENVWPSDAPPYFQDGIMTLGRSLHDAGLKLLRGSAVALGLPEDTFTQLCERAPHITRALQYLPLTPAQVNTDIVWGEEHTDFNLLTLLPGGRFLDPEGKPAPSPDDKSGLYLRTRATPDDPNGIKVRGTAPAGCIVAQVGQQLEILTGGTFLATPHVITAPGVSGWQRQSAAHFIHVHTSAVLFPMEKFRTPSAIRSYAPPVLAGTYDIKTLVDIGLAPPSALDKLGYRHYDRLNRQRAGE; this is translated from the coding sequence ATGGCCGAGACATCTTCGCTGAACATTCCGACTGTCGACCTTGCCGATCTCGCCTCGGGCGATGCGAGCCGCCTCGAGCGCGCCGCGATGGCGCTGCGTGAGGCGTTTGGTGTCTTTGGCCTCGTCTACATCAAGAACCATGGGGTCGACACCCAGGCGCTCCATCGCTACTACGACGCCTTCGCGGCCTTCATCGCGCGGTCTCCGGAAGCGAAGAAGCCCTATGGCCGCGCCGAGCTCTGGTACCAGCGTGGCTGGACGCCTCCGAACACCGAGGTGGCCGTGGCCGGCAATGGCCAGCCGGACTTCAAGGAGTGCTACTTCGTCGCGCCCTACCCCAACGACGAGGTCGCGGCCATGGAGTTCCCGGAGCTGTATCCGGAGAACGTGTGGCCCTCCGATGCGCCGCCGTACTTCCAGGATGGCATCATGACCCTGGGGCGCTCGCTCCACGATGCGGGCCTCAAGCTGCTGAGAGGCTCGGCCGTGGCGCTGGGGCTGCCCGAGGACACCTTCACCCAGCTCTGCGAGCGCGCCCCCCACATCACCCGCGCACTCCAGTACCTGCCGCTCACGCCGGCGCAGGTGAACACAGACATCGTCTGGGGCGAGGAGCACACGGACTTCAACCTGCTCACGCTGCTGCCAGGGGGCAGGTTCCTCGACCCCGAGGGGAAGCCGGCGCCCAGCCCGGATGACAAGAGCGGCCTCTACCTGCGCACGCGCGCGACGCCCGACGACCCCAACGGAATCAAGGTGCGCGGCACCGCCCCCGCGGGCTGCATCGTCGCGCAGGTGGGCCAGCAGCTCGAAATCCTCACGGGCGGCACCTTCCTCGCCACGCCCCACGTCATCACGGCCCCGGGTGTCTCGGGCTGGCAGCGCCAGTCCGCCGCGCACTTCATCCACGTGCACACCAGCGCGGTCCTCTTCCCGATGGAGAAGTTCCGCACGCCGTCGGCCATCCGGAGCTACGCGCCGCCCGTGCTCGCGGGCACCTACGACATCAAGACGCTGGTCGACATCGGCCTCGCGCCGCCGAGTGCCCTCGACAAGCTGGGCTACCGCCACTACGACCGCCTCAACCGTCAGCGCGCGGGCGAATAG
- a CDS encoding MFS transporter, giving the protein MRFLRELRSVLNLTVLVAGLGYFVDLFDITLFGVVRASSLRDIGITQPEEVLSKGILIYNCQMVGMMVGGLLWGVLADKRGRLSVMFGSILLYSFANLANAFAWDVTSYAVFRFLGGVGLAGELGAAITLVAESLPKEKRGLGTTVVATLGMLGIVAAAFVGQHLHWKTAYLTGGFMGLALLFARFKVSESELFTKKTDPSRANPLLLLQGGRFLKYVCCILIGVPIYFTTGILFTFAPELTAGLNVQGTVTAGNAILYGSIGLTLGDLLAGLFSQWLKSRKRAVALNLVGGFLLMLVYGLTPGLTSTTVYLLTFLIGIMVGYWAVLVTMAAEQFGTNIRGTVATTVPNFVRGSAVFAATGFAYLKGHISVPAAAITVGSICFGLALLALTRLEETFHRDLDYEETAPDAVAVGSSQPS; this is encoded by the coding sequence ATGCGATTCCTGCGTGAGCTGCGCTCGGTGCTCAATCTGACGGTGCTGGTGGCCGGGCTTGGCTACTTCGTCGACCTCTTCGACATCACGTTGTTCGGCGTGGTCCGCGCCTCCTCGCTCCGGGACATCGGCATCACGCAGCCGGAGGAGGTGCTGTCGAAGGGCATCCTCATCTACAACTGCCAGATGGTGGGGATGATGGTGGGCGGGCTGCTGTGGGGCGTGCTCGCGGACAAGCGCGGACGGCTGTCGGTGATGTTCGGCTCCATCCTGCTGTACTCGTTCGCCAACCTGGCCAACGCCTTCGCATGGGACGTGACGAGCTACGCGGTGTTCCGCTTCCTGGGAGGCGTGGGCCTGGCCGGTGAGCTGGGCGCGGCCATCACCCTGGTCGCGGAGTCGCTGCCCAAGGAGAAGCGCGGCCTGGGCACCACCGTGGTGGCGACGCTCGGCATGCTGGGAATCGTCGCGGCGGCCTTCGTGGGCCAGCACCTGCACTGGAAGACGGCGTACCTCACCGGCGGCTTCATGGGCCTGGCCCTGCTGTTCGCGCGGTTCAAGGTCTCCGAGTCGGAGCTCTTCACCAAGAAGACGGACCCGTCCCGCGCCAACCCGCTGCTGTTGCTCCAGGGGGGCCGCTTCCTCAAGTACGTCTGCTGCATCCTGATTGGCGTGCCCATCTACTTCACCACGGGCATCCTCTTCACCTTCGCCCCGGAGCTGACGGCGGGCCTCAACGTCCAGGGCACCGTGACGGCCGGCAACGCCATCCTCTACGGCTCCATCGGCCTGACGCTGGGAGACCTCCTCGCGGGCCTGTTCAGCCAGTGGCTCAAGAGCCGCAAGCGCGCGGTGGCGCTGAACCTGGTGGGCGGCTTCTTGTTGATGCTCGTCTACGGGCTGACCCCGGGGCTCACCAGCACCACCGTCTACCTCCTCACCTTCCTCATCGGAATCATGGTGGGCTACTGGGCGGTGCTCGTGACGATGGCGGCCGAGCAGTTCGGCACCAACATCCGAGGCACGGTGGCGACGACGGTGCCCAACTTCGTCCGAGGCTCCGCCGTCTTCGCCGCCACCGGCTTCGCCTACCTCAAGGGCCACATCTCCGTGCCCGCGGCGGCCATCACGGTGGGCTCCATCTGCTTCGGCCTCGCGCTGCTCGCGCTGACGCGGCTGGAGGAGACCTTCCACCGGGACCTGGACTACGAGGAGACCGCGCCCGACGCCGTCGCCGTGGGCTCCTCGCAGCCGTCCTGA
- a CDS encoding sensor histidine kinase — protein MKQGESRAPWGVDGRALSWWRVALAGMTVGLLAALPHAVGAYAREPSAFGGKLALALVPYGVWALLAPPILALFLRVGRGAPGGGRRTGVLIALGGLFVLLHALLLSAMLSVLEDWPARGRVFSEGLRTVLLERGALGTFEYLLFLSAWRVLDAVRRAREQELAESRWRAQLAESRLQALRAQLDPHFLFNTLNAVVGLVRQSRNPEAVDALVRLGELLRASLEGRGSHEVPLSEELGLVRRYLEIEQLRFGARLEWSLEPEPETLVARVPALVLQPLVENAIKHGTSRRVSKGHVRVRASRRGAVLVLEVQDDGPGLRSGAVGGMGIGVANTRDRIHQLHGEAFGLTLEEAAEGGVIARVTLPFVAFETVRA, from the coding sequence GTGAAGCAGGGTGAGTCGCGAGCCCCGTGGGGGGTCGATGGACGAGCCCTGTCCTGGTGGCGAGTTGCCCTGGCCGGCATGACGGTGGGGCTGCTCGCCGCGCTGCCTCATGCGGTCGGGGCCTACGCCCGTGAGCCCTCGGCGTTTGGTGGCAAGCTGGCCTTGGCCTTGGTGCCATACGGCGTGTGGGCACTGCTGGCTCCGCCCATCCTGGCGCTCTTTCTTCGGGTGGGACGTGGAGCACCGGGTGGGGGCCGGCGAACCGGAGTGCTCATCGCCCTCGGTGGGCTCTTCGTCCTGCTTCATGCGCTCCTGCTCTCCGCGATGCTGTCGGTGCTGGAGGACTGGCCAGCGCGAGGGCGGGTCTTCAGTGAGGGGCTGCGGACCGTTCTCCTGGAGCGCGGTGCGCTGGGGACCTTCGAGTATCTGTTGTTCCTCTCGGCGTGGAGGGTGTTGGACGCGGTCCGTCGGGCACGGGAGCAGGAGCTCGCCGAGAGCCGCTGGCGGGCACAACTGGCCGAGTCCCGCTTGCAGGCCCTTCGCGCCCAACTGGACCCGCACTTCCTCTTCAACACGCTGAACGCCGTGGTCGGTCTGGTGCGGCAGTCGAGGAACCCAGAGGCGGTGGATGCGCTCGTGCGGCTCGGGGAGCTGCTGCGCGCCAGCCTGGAAGGGCGCGGCAGCCACGAGGTGCCTCTCTCGGAGGAGCTGGGCCTGGTGCGGCGCTACCTGGAGATCGAGCAGCTGCGGTTCGGGGCACGGCTGGAGTGGTCCTTGGAGCCCGAGCCCGAGACCTTGGTGGCACGAGTCCCCGCGCTCGTGCTCCAGCCGTTGGTGGAGAACGCCATCAAGCACGGGACCTCGAGGCGGGTCTCCAAGGGGCATGTCCGGGTTCGGGCGTCGCGGCGGGGAGCGGTGTTGGTCCTCGAGGTCCAGGACGATGGCCCGGGGCTGCGGTCGGGCGCCGTGGGCGGAATGGGGATTGGGGTGGCCAACACCCGGGATCGGATTCATCAGCTCCACGGTGAGGCGTTTGGCCTGACGCTGGAGGAGGCCGCGGAGGGTGGGGTGATTGCCCGGGTGACGTTGCCCTTCGTGGCCTTCGAGACGGTTCGTGCGTGA